From one Pecten maximus chromosome 8, xPecMax1.1, whole genome shotgun sequence genomic stretch:
- the LOC117332809 gene encoding uncharacterized protein LOC117332809 — protein sequence MSIDTENPAVSLGRFMGNILGHIQVKIGDALRCGESDESGRCQKATGFQKLFEAEWNYRVNSVCVKRKNALHRQKVQTIPLTEDLKTLTEFIMCNIRETSTALQKCPTPCDWTKLAKFTMCRLILFNKRRRAEVKDLKVQDYEKRPNWHEDQRGEFDLALSHADKVLASRMDMVISAGKSRKNVDAYVLLPPDSKDAIDLLNSLRDKVGIRSTNEYIFARVCSETPLTGNTELREIVDSCPNLQHPDRISSTSLRKYIATVSQILDMTDPELEMLATHLGHDVKTHKENYRLSHSTRELTKTQLCSFTISELPTVEDILHGEDGVDEEGTLSNRRQESDEEGTLSYRRQESDEEGLDGSSSIVQSEPHKRSTGENNKHAKKRAWTQEENDCLKKKFKFYFAGVKSVHNADMVDAQKLCPSLCLRTKAQIRAKLNNMKLGKST from the exons ATGTCTATAGACACAGAAAATCCTGCTGTCTCTTTGGGCAGGTTTATGGGAAATATTCTGGGTCATATACAAGTAAAAATTGGAGATGCTTTAAGATGTGGAGAATCGGATGAGAGTGGTAGATGCCAGAAAGCGACAGGCTTTCAAAAGTTGTTTGAAGCCGAGTGGAACTACAGAGTGAACTCAGTCTGTGTAAAACGAAAAAACGCATTACACAGACAAAAGGTACAGACCATTCCTTTGACAGAAGATCTGAAAACGCTCACAGAATTCATTATGTGCAACATAAGAGAAACATCCACAGCACTGCAGAAATGCCCGACACCTTGTGATTGGACAAAACTTGCCAAATTTACCATGTGCAGGTTGATCCTGTTTAACAAGCGAAGGCGGGCTGAAGTCAAAGACTTGAAAGTTCAGGACTACGAGAAGAGGCCCAACTGGCATGAGGATCAGCGTGGTGAATTTGACCTGGCATTATCACATGCGGACAAAGTATTAGCCAGCAg aaTGGACATGGTCATTTCAGCAGGGAAGTCACGGAAAAATGTGGACGCATATGTCCTGCTGCCACCAGACAGCAAGGATGCCATTGACCTCCTTAACAGCCTGAGAGATAAAGTCGGGATCAGATCCACCAACGAATACATATTCGCTAGGGTTTGCTCAGAGACTCCGCTGACGGGCAACACCGAGCTCAGAGAAATTGTTGACAGTTGCCCCAACCTTCAACATCCTGATAGAATCAGCTCAACATCACTTAGAAAATATATAGCCACAGTCTCTCag ATCCTGGATATGACTGATCCAGAGCTAGAAATGCTTGCAACGCATCTAGGGCATGATGTCAAAACCCACAAAGAAAACTACAGACTGTCACATTCAACCCGTGAATTGACAAAG ACTCAATTGTGCTCTTTCACTATTTCAGAATTGCCCACAGTCGAGGATATTCTTCATGGAGAAGATGGGGTTGATGAAGAAGGTACCCTGTCCAATAGACGACAGGAATCTGATGAAGAAGGTACCCTGTCCTATAGACGACAGGAATCTGATGAAGAAG GTTTGGATGGATCTTCAAGCATTGTGCAGAGTGAACCGCATAAAAGAAGTACAG gagaaaacaacaaacatgCCAAGAAAAGAGCCTGGACACAGGAAGAAAATGACTGCCTGaagaaaaagtttaaattttattttgctGGTGTCAAAAGCGTCCACAATGCGGACATGGTGGATGCTCAAAAACTGTGTCCATCTCTTTGCCTTCGGACGAAGGCCCAAATAAGGGCAAAACTGAATAACATGAAACTGGGGAAATCGACTTAG